From one Formosa sediminum genomic stretch:
- a CDS encoding DeoR/GlpR family DNA-binding transcription regulator, with translation MKKKERHRKLIDQISINRKVSSRFLSETLDVSEDTIRRDIKELHEKGLITKVHGGAMSNVQKLYHYNEDVIYNRENKITIAQKASTLIHNNMVIIISGGTTNLMLAKLLPKHLKLTVYTYSLPIAMQLTEHPLVETIFIGGKIHKNSMVTIGIDVIQFLSNIRAHLCFMGVSGLDLQTGVTDEGYEVSLIKKAMIKAADHIVYLTTSNKLNLRQGYDVCNLKDIDTVVTELDIKNTQLNAYISAGVNLL, from the coding sequence ATGAAGAAAAAAGAGAGGCATCGAAAACTAATCGATCAAATAAGCATAAACCGAAAAGTAAGTTCTCGTTTTTTATCTGAAACGCTTGATGTTTCTGAAGACACTATAAGACGAGATATAAAAGAACTTCATGAAAAAGGGCTAATAACAAAAGTTCACGGCGGAGCCATGTCAAATGTTCAAAAACTCTATCATTATAATGAAGATGTAATTTACAACAGAGAAAATAAAATTACAATTGCTCAAAAAGCCAGCACACTTATACATAACAATATGGTTATTATTATTAGTGGTGGCACAACAAATTTAATGCTTGCCAAACTACTTCCTAAACATTTAAAACTTACAGTTTACACTTACAGCCTTCCTATTGCTATGCAACTGACAGAACACCCTTTAGTAGAAACCATTTTTATTGGCGGAAAAATTCACAAAAATTCCATGGTTACCATAGGTATAGATGTTATTCAATTCTTATCTAACATTAGGGCTCATCTTTGCTTTATGGGAGTAAGTGGTTTAGATTTACAAACAGGAGTTACAGATGAAGGTTACGAAGTCTCGCTAATAAAAAAAGCAATGATAAAAGCTGCAGACCACATTGTGTACCTTACAACATCTAACAAATTAAATTTAAGACAAGGGTATGATGTATGCAATTTAAAAGATATTGATACGGTTGTTACAGAACTAGACATTAAAAACACGCAACTCAATGCTTATATATCTGCCGGCGTTAACTTATTATAA
- a CDS encoding acyltransferase family protein yields MNTSNRLVALDVLRGITISFMILVNTPGSWSYVYSPLRHADWHGCTPTDLVFPFFLFIVGVSVWFSFSKYNSKVSKGLVLKVIRRAVIIFLLGLFLNLFPFFDVENVRIYGVLQRIAIAYGVAAILCLAFSKQTLIYVLCGILLGYWGLLYFGAETNPYTLQDNVVRAFDLFLVGENHIYKGFGIPFDPEGLLSAIPAIGTVILGYLIGGVVSEHESLLFKIRKLCLLGFVLVLMGVAWNFVFPINKALWTSSYVLYTAGLAILLLAALLLIIDYKGYGKWFKPFVHFGTNPLFIFVFSGLYVKTISYLIQVPAGAHGEKISGYKYLYEHIFADFAGNMNGSLLFALVHIILFWFICFVLYKNKIFVKI; encoded by the coding sequence ATGAATACTTCAAATAGACTTGTAGCATTAGATGTGTTAAGGGGCATAACTATTTCATTTATGATTCTAGTTAACACTCCAGGGAGTTGGAGTTATGTGTATTCACCACTAAGGCATGCGGACTGGCATGGGTGTACACCAACAGATTTAGTTTTTCCTTTCTTTCTATTTATTGTAGGGGTGTCTGTTTGGTTTTCTTTTTCTAAATATAACTCAAAGGTATCTAAAGGTTTGGTTTTAAAAGTGATAAGAAGAGCCGTTATAATTTTCTTATTAGGTTTATTTCTTAATTTATTTCCGTTTTTCGATGTCGAGAACGTAAGAATTTATGGTGTGTTACAGCGTATTGCAATTGCCTATGGTGTTGCAGCAATATTGTGTTTAGCTTTTAGCAAACAGACATTAATTTATGTGTTATGCGGTATTTTGCTTGGTTATTGGGGGTTATTGTATTTTGGAGCAGAAACCAATCCTTATACGTTGCAGGATAATGTAGTAAGAGCGTTTGATTTGTTTTTAGTTGGAGAGAATCATATCTATAAAGGCTTTGGGATTCCGTTTGATCCAGAAGGATTGTTGTCTGCTATACCTGCTATAGGCACGGTAATACTTGGGTATTTAATTGGCGGGGTTGTTAGTGAACATGAATCTTTACTGTTTAAAATAAGAAAACTATGTTTATTAGGATTTGTGCTTGTATTAATGGGAGTTGCTTGGAATTTTGTTTTTCCTATTAACAAAGCATTATGGACTAGCTCTTATGTGCTTTATACAGCGGGTTTGGCCATATTATTATTAGCTGCTCTCTTGCTAATTATAGATTATAAAGGTTACGGTAAATGGTTTAAACCGTTTGTGCATTTTGGGACCAATCCTTTATTTATTTTTGTGTTTTCGGGTTTATATGTAAAAACTATAAGTTATTTAATTCAGGTTCCTGCTGGAGCACATGGTGAAAAAATTTCTGGGTATAAATATTTATATGAACATATTTTTGCAGATTTTGCTGGAAACATGAACGGTTCCTTACTCTTTGCTTTAGTACACATCATATTATTTTGGTTTATCTGCTTTGTACTTTATAAGAATAAAATATTCGTAAAAATATAG
- a CDS encoding SusC/RagA family TonB-linked outer membrane protein, translated as MKNYCIQLITIVVLFFAQSAFAQLVTVSGNVAEKGADMPLAGVSVVIEGTSKGAITDFDGNFSIQADATAGKTLKFSFMGFKSVSIQLTGGDQTINLAMEEDATSLDEVVVTALGIKREKKSLGYSITKVGGDDIAEVKTVSAVNSLQGKVAGVNISTGSGGASSSSRVVIRGASSLTGDNQPLYVVDGIPIINNTSSSVVGPTNDGTGDGGDDISSINPDDIESVSVLKGSSAAALYGSLASNGVIMITTKSGKGQTGLGVEYSSSFTFDRINTGLQDMQTKYGQGVNNLKPGYEYDDNGNAIEMSEEDAINDSYAYTLQSWGALMDGSLVYNWDGEKRPYSYQGSNLDKFYDTGTTAVNTLALTKGGDGYNYRFSMTNLDNKDIFPGTTLNRKSFSLNASAKINPKLTSTINAKYMIEKTHNRINLGDTPGNANTVAYVLPGSLDINDLKPGSNEDGTELSFQPSEFITNPYWVVNNFNNDDQKNRFTGSTVLQYDVTDWLYILGRAGIDTYDLSRTNVTPFGTAYQPAGQMTQSKSTYTSVNSDLMVGIERPITSKISSNSIFGANSRTNTFEQLSATGYNFIVEGLEDLNNTTLPVPTNSYYKTKTNSLYGSVELDYEKFLYLTFTGRNDWFSTLSYPGKDTPNNDFYWSLSSSLLLSDLLTLPDAFNYTKVRASYAQVAGGASDAYSLNLDYAISGSFQGQSYGAINSTSIPNPDLTPFQKTEYEFGLESNFFNNRLGIDFAYYSNKTTNDIVTASASEASGYSSAILNIGELSNKGVEFLIRGTPVQTEHFSWNTSFNMGYNDSEIVHTDDENTSINVDGSESRSGTAIIAHIVGENYGVIYGSSYERDNDGNIVYDNTGSIPKPVQGENKILGQGVAPYTLGFHNSFKYKNVSLSFLVDAKFGGSVHSGTNRELMMRGLHKKTLRGREDGLVVSGADSETGELFSTTVAPENLRFFYGYIGAESAGIAEEFVYSTDFVKFRELSLSYNMSKDILSSVFINELRFSLIARNLFYIYKVIDNVDPEASLNNLNSQGIERFGVPSTQSLGFSVNIKF; from the coding sequence ATGAAAAATTATTGTATTCAATTGATCACTATTGTGGTGTTGTTTTTTGCGCAGAGTGCGTTTGCGCAATTAGTAACGGTATCTGGTAATGTTGCAGAGAAGGGGGCAGATATGCCTTTGGCCGGGGTTAGTGTTGTAATTGAGGGAACATCTAAGGGGGCTATAACCGATTTTGATGGAAATTTCTCAATTCAAGCAGATGCTACAGCAGGCAAAACACTTAAATTTAGTTTTATGGGGTTTAAATCTGTTTCTATTCAATTAACAGGTGGAGATCAAACTATAAATCTTGCTATGGAAGAAGATGCCACAAGTTTAGATGAGGTTGTAGTTACTGCCTTAGGGATTAAACGTGAAAAAAAATCTTTAGGGTACTCTATAACTAAAGTTGGAGGTGATGATATTGCAGAAGTTAAAACTGTAAGTGCAGTAAATTCTTTACAAGGAAAAGTTGCAGGGGTAAATATTTCTACTGGTAGTGGAGGGGCTTCGTCTTCTAGTAGAGTGGTTATTCGTGGGGCAAGTTCTTTAACAGGAGATAACCAGCCTTTATATGTTGTAGATGGAATACCTATTATTAATAATACAAGTAGTTCTGTGGTTGGTCCAACAAATGATGGAACCGGAGATGGAGGAGACGATATATCGTCTATAAATCCAGACGATATTGAATCTGTATCTGTGTTAAAAGGGAGTTCTGCGGCAGCTTTATATGGCTCTTTAGCCTCTAATGGTGTTATTATGATTACAACTAAATCCGGTAAAGGACAAACTGGCTTAGGGGTAGAATATTCAAGCTCTTTTACTTTTGATAGAATAAATACAGGCTTGCAAGATATGCAAACGAAATATGGACAAGGTGTAAATAATTTAAAGCCTGGTTATGAATACGATGATAATGGAAATGCAATAGAGATGAGTGAAGAAGATGCTATTAACGATTCTTATGCCTACACATTACAATCTTGGGGAGCATTAATGGATGGTTCGTTAGTGTATAATTGGGATGGTGAAAAAAGACCATATTCTTATCAAGGAAGTAATTTAGATAAATTTTACGATACTGGTACAACGGCAGTAAACACATTAGCATTAACCAAAGGTGGAGATGGATATAATTACCGCTTTTCTATGACTAATTTAGATAATAAAGATATTTTTCCAGGTACGACTTTAAATAGAAAATCATTTTCTTTAAATGCTTCTGCTAAAATCAATCCTAAATTAACGTCAACAATCAATGCAAAATATATGATTGAGAAGACTCACAATCGTATTAATTTAGGAGATACACCTGGTAATGCCAATACTGTTGCTTATGTTTTACCAGGAAGTTTGGATATTAATGATCTTAAACCTGGATCTAATGAAGATGGTACAGAACTTTCATTTCAACCAAGTGAATTTATTACAAATCCATATTGGGTAGTTAACAATTTTAATAATGATGATCAGAAAAATAGATTTACAGGTTCTACAGTGTTGCAATACGATGTAACAGATTGGTTGTATATATTAGGAAGAGCAGGTATAGATACTTATGATTTGTCTAGAACAAATGTTACGCCATTTGGAACAGCGTATCAACCTGCAGGACAGATGACGCAAAGTAAGTCTACGTATACATCTGTAAATTCAGATCTTATGGTTGGAATTGAAAGACCAATTACAAGTAAAATATCTTCTAACTCTATTTTTGGTGCAAATTCAAGAACAAATACTTTTGAGCAATTATCTGCAACAGGATATAATTTTATTGTTGAAGGTTTAGAAGATTTAAATAATACTACTTTACCTGTTCCAACAAACAGTTATTATAAAACAAAAACAAATTCTCTTTATGGTTCTGTAGAGTTAGATTACGAAAAGTTTTTATACCTAACATTTACAGGAAGAAACGACTGGTTTTCAACCTTATCTTATCCAGGGAAAGATACACCTAATAACGATTTTTATTGGTCTTTAAGTAGTAGTTTGTTGTTAAGCGATTTGTTAACATTACCAGATGCATTTAATTATACTAAAGTTAGAGCAAGTTATGCACAAGTAGCTGGTGGTGCAAGTGATGCGTATTCACTTAATTTAGATTACGCCATATCTGGTTCTTTTCAAGGGCAATCTTACGGTGCGATAAACAGTACCTCTATACCTAATCCAGATTTAACCCCATTTCAAAAAACAGAATATGAATTTGGATTAGAGTCTAATTTCTTTAATAACCGCTTAGGAATCGATTTTGCATATTATAGTAATAAAACCACAAATGATATTGTTACAGCATCTGCTTCAGAAGCTTCAGGATATTCATCTGCAATATTAAATATTGGTGAGTTATCTAATAAAGGTGTAGAATTTTTAATTCGAGGAACACCAGTACAAACAGAACATTTCTCTTGGAATACATCTTTTAACATGGGGTATAATGATAGTGAAATTGTACATACAGACGATGAAAATACCTCTATTAACGTAGACGGAAGTGAGTCGCGTTCTGGAACAGCAATTATTGCACATATAGTTGGCGAAAATTATGGTGTAATATATGGGTCTTCTTATGAGAGAGATAATGATGGTAATATTGTTTACGATAATACGGGTAGTATTCCTAAACCTGTACAGGGTGAAAACAAAATATTAGGTCAAGGTGTAGCACCATATACATTAGGATTTCATAATTCATTTAAATATAAAAATGTGTCTTTAAGCTTCTTAGTCGATGCTAAGTTTGGTGGTAGTGTGCATTCTGGTACAAACAGAGAATTAATGATGAGAGGGTTGCATAAGAAAACTTTAAGAGGACGTGAAGACGGGTTAGTAGTTTCTGGTGCAGATAGCGAAACTGGTGAGTTGTTTTCTACTACAGTGGCTCCAGAAAATTTAAGATTTTTCTATGGATATATTGGTGCCGAAAGTGCAGGTATAGCAGAAGAATTTGTATACAGTACAGATTTTGTGAAATTTAGAGAGTTAAGTTTATCGTATAACATGTCTAAAGATATTTTGTCTAGTGTTTTTATAAACGAACTACGATTTTCTTTAATAGCTAGAAACTTATTTTACATCTATAAAGTTATAGATAATGTCGATCCAGAAGCTTCTTTAAATAATCTTAACTCACAAGGTATAGAGCGTTTTGGAGTGCCTTCAACCCAAAGTTTAGGTTTTTCTGTAAATATTAAATTTTAA
- a CDS encoding SusD/RagB family nutrient-binding outer membrane lipoprotein: MKKILILLAVVAIFGSCDEGFDELNVNPTTATDLDPSTKLTYIQLYTGGSSYVATLFYDVIHLMQNVQHLNATSYVSFLYQEGSTNHFFEEQYPNTVKNLIDLETALASSESSTAEVDLAIASVQKVLIFSRITDLYGDIPYTEAGLGYIEGIRFPTYDSQSDIYFSMLETLDSAATVLSAGGESSYGSADLLYGGDTTKWKKFANSLMLRLAMRMVKVDNSAAQEWATKAISGGVMSSNDDIAYVQYEDNADDSGPNVNPLTKSFSSRADAQLKISATLMDYMKDRNDPRVSVLFSTIDGDTSFDLQSGQDINDDTRGTANSKPNINIFGGSGIVIYDAPLFYQTYAEVEFMVAEAAERWGLGDGDVEAHYNAGVTAAMDYLSMYGNGVVSITADQINTYLEANPFDESQALKMINEQYWIATFGNGIETFSNWKRSGYPELVAADVADLLTGGEIPRRFPYPSSEELNNPDAVAAAIAAQGGDGLLDRTWWDVE; this comes from the coding sequence ATGAAAAAAATACTTATTTTATTAGCGGTAGTTGCAATATTTGGATCGTGTGATGAAGGTTTTGATGAACTTAATGTTAATCCCACAACTGCAACAGATTTAGATCCATCAACTAAATTAACATATATTCAATTATATACAGGCGGGAGTAGTTATGTTGCTACTTTGTTTTATGATGTAATTCATTTAATGCAAAATGTACAGCATCTTAATGCCACTTCTTATGTCTCTTTCTTATATCAAGAAGGAAGTACAAATCACTTTTTTGAAGAACAGTACCCAAACACAGTTAAAAATTTAATCGATTTAGAAACCGCTTTAGCCTCTAGTGAATCTTCTACAGCAGAAGTAGACTTAGCAATAGCAAGCGTGCAAAAGGTGCTTATTTTTAGTAGAATTACAGACCTGTATGGTGATATACCTTATACCGAAGCAGGTTTAGGTTATATAGAAGGCATACGTTTTCCTACATACGATTCTCAATCTGATATCTATTTTAGCATGTTGGAAACTTTAGATAGCGCTGCAACGGTATTAAGTGCAGGTGGAGAAAGTTCTTATGGCTCTGCAGACTTGTTATATGGTGGCGATACTACTAAGTGGAAAAAATTTGCAAATTCTCTTATGTTGCGTTTGGCAATGCGAATGGTAAAAGTAGATAATAGCGCTGCACAAGAGTGGGCAACAAAAGCTATAAGCGGTGGAGTTATGAGTAGTAACGATGATATTGCTTATGTACAATATGAAGATAATGCAGACGATTCTGGACCAAATGTAAATCCGCTTACAAAGTCTTTTTCCTCTAGAGCAGATGCTCAATTAAAAATTTCAGCAACACTTATGGATTATATGAAAGATAGAAACGATCCTAGAGTGTCTGTATTATTCTCAACAATTGATGGCGATACGTCTTTCGATTTACAATCGGGTCAGGATATAAATGATGATACTAGAGGTACTGCTAATTCTAAACCAAATATTAATATTTTCGGCGGTAGTGGTATTGTTATTTACGATGCTCCCTTATTCTATCAAACATATGCTGAAGTTGAATTTATGGTTGCAGAAGCAGCAGAACGTTGGGGACTTGGCGATGGCGATGTAGAGGCGCATTACAATGCGGGAGTAACGGCTGCAATGGACTATTTGTCTATGTATGGCAATGGGGTTGTTAGTATTACAGCAGATCAAATTAATACGTATTTAGAAGCAAATCCATTTGATGAATCTCAAGCATTAAAAATGATAAATGAGCAATATTGGATAGCAACTTTTGGAAATGGAATTGAAACTTTCTCAAATTGGAAACGATCTGGATATCCAGAATTGGTTGCTGCAGATGTAGCAGATTTATTAACAGGAGGCGAAATACCAAGAAGATTTCCCTACCCAAGTTCAGAAGAACTAAATAACCCAGACGCGGTTGCAGCGGCAATAGCAGCTCAAGGAGGCGATGGACTTCTAGATAGAACTTGGTGGGATGTAGAGTAA
- a CDS encoding sodium:solute symporter, whose product MSATLILLVIALYFVVLLVISHVVSKNTSDDSFYTGDRKSPWQIVAFGMIGAVLSGVTFVSIPGMVGTNYFYYLQFVFGNVVGYVFITYVLVPIYYDLKLVSIYSYLESRFGIKSYKTGSLFFLISQSFGAALRLLLAAKILQYAVFDAFHIPFFVTVLIILILIWLYTHKSGIKTIVWTDTLQTFFLLLAVGVTIYVVKNALNMNLVETTSAVMNHRYFKIFNWDFNSGSNFFKQFISGVLIAVAMVGLDQNMMQKTLTCKNKNEAQRNILTFSLVLAVTQFLFLGLGVLLYMYAQNFGIQLEVENGKFINTDTLFPMLSLNHFGTIASLSFILGITAASFSSADSALTALTTSFTHDFLDIQHENSKVKKALKNRVLFGFSAVIFTIIMVFSQSKGNVISLIFKVAGYTYGPLLGLYMLGIFSTLKVKDSAVPFICVLMPVVTYLLNHYFILWFDFDFGFMNIFVNAFLTVICLILFRDKKNIN is encoded by the coding sequence ATGAGCGCAACACTTATTTTGTTAGTAATAGCCTTGTATTTTGTGGTTTTACTTGTTATCTCTCATGTTGTTTCCAAAAACACTAGCGACGATTCTTTTTATACCGGAGACAGAAAGTCGCCTTGGCAAATTGTAGCATTTGGGATGATAGGTGCTGTACTTTCCGGGGTTACATTTGTATCTATACCGGGAATGGTTGGGACTAACTATTTTTATTATTTACAATTTGTGTTTGGAAATGTTGTAGGGTATGTGTTTATAACATACGTGCTTGTACCTATTTATTACGATCTAAAATTAGTGTCTATTTATTCTTATTTAGAATCACGTTTTGGTATTAAATCATATAAAACAGGCTCACTATTTTTTTTAATTTCCCAATCTTTTGGTGCTGCATTGCGGCTATTGCTTGCAGCTAAAATTTTACAGTATGCGGTATTCGATGCTTTTCATATACCATTCTTTGTTACTGTACTTATTATATTGATTTTAATCTGGTTATACACTCATAAATCTGGAATTAAAACTATAGTATGGACAGATACTCTACAAACCTTTTTCTTATTACTAGCTGTTGGTGTTACAATTTATGTAGTTAAAAACGCACTAAACATGAATCTTGTAGAGACTACTTCTGCGGTAATGAATCATAGGTATTTTAAAATTTTTAATTGGGATTTTAATTCAGGAAGCAACTTTTTTAAGCAATTTATTTCTGGCGTATTAATCGCTGTTGCTATGGTTGGTTTAGATCAAAATATGATGCAAAAAACGCTAACATGTAAAAACAAAAATGAAGCACAACGCAATATTTTAACCTTTAGTTTAGTGTTGGCTGTAACACAATTTTTGTTTTTAGGATTAGGCGTTTTGTTATATATGTATGCTCAAAATTTCGGAATACAATTGGAAGTGGAAAACGGAAAATTTATTAATACAGATACGTTGTTCCCTATGTTGTCTTTAAATCACTTCGGAACCATTGCTAGCTTAAGTTTTATATTAGGAATTACAGCAGCATCATTCTCAAGTGCAGATTCTGCTTTAACTGCTTTGACAACCTCATTTACTCACGACTTTTTAGATATTCAACATGAAAATTCTAAAGTGAAAAAAGCATTAAAGAACCGAGTATTATTTGGTTTTTCTGCAGTTATTTTTACAATAATTATGGTGTTTTCTCAAAGTAAAGGAAATGTAATTTCATTAATATTTAAGGTAGCAGGATATACTTATGGTCCCTTATTGGGATTATATATGTTGGGCATTTTTAGTACACTAAAAGTAAAGGACTCAGCAGTTCCTTTTATATGTGTGCTCATGCCTGTAGTTACCTATCTTTTAAATCATTATTTTATTCTTTGGTTCGATTTCGATTTCGGATTCATGAACATTTTTGTTAATGCTTTTTTAACAGTAATATGTTTAATCCTTTTTCGGGATAAAAAAAATATAAATTAA
- the murQ gene encoding N-acetylmuramic acid 6-phosphate etherase, whose translation MKNKLTTEQASDYNNLEKMSTNELLSSMNVEDKTVPYALERAVPAIEKLVDVIHEKMKAGGRLFYIGAGTSGRLGVLDASECPPTYGVPDDWVIGLIAGGDIALRKAVENAEDNTDLAWEDLKKYNITDKDVLVGIAASGTTPYVIGGVQKAKAHNIITGCVTCNADSPLSLEVDYPIEVVVGPEFVTGSTRMKAGTAQKLALNMISTTVMIKLGRVKGNKMVNMQLSNKKLVKRGVKMIVDELGIDEKLAKTLLLKHNSVRNVINEFNNSSYE comes from the coding sequence ATGAAAAATAAACTAACAACAGAGCAAGCATCAGACTATAATAATTTAGAAAAAATGAGCACTAACGAGTTGCTTAGTAGTATGAATGTTGAAGATAAAACAGTGCCTTATGCTTTGGAACGAGCTGTGCCTGCTATTGAAAAATTGGTTGATGTTATACATGAAAAAATGAAAGCTGGCGGACGATTATTTTATATAGGAGCAGGTACTAGTGGCCGGTTAGGTGTGTTAGATGCTTCTGAATGTCCACCAACTTATGGTGTGCCTGACGATTGGGTAATTGGATTAATAGCTGGCGGAGATATCGCACTTAGAAAAGCCGTAGAGAATGCCGAAGATAATACCGATTTGGCCTGGGAAGATCTAAAAAAATACAATATTACAGATAAAGATGTATTAGTTGGTATCGCGGCATCTGGCACAACACCATATGTTATAGGTGGTGTACAAAAAGCTAAAGCACATAATATAATTACCGGTTGTGTAACTTGTAATGCAGATTCCCCATTGTCCCTAGAGGTAGATTATCCTATAGAAGTAGTTGTTGGACCTGAATTTGTTACAGGAAGTACAAGAATGAAAGCTGGTACAGCTCAAAAATTAGCCTTAAACATGATCTCTACAACTGTCATGATAAAACTTGGTCGTGTAAAAGGGAATAAAATGGTTAATATGCAATTGTCTAATAAAAAACTGGTAAAACGGGGTGTTAAAATGATTGTTGACGAACTCGGGATTGATGAGAAGTTGGCTAAAACATTATTGCTAAAACATAACAGTGTAAGAAATGTAATTAACGAATTTAATAACTCTAGTTATGAATAA
- a CDS encoding glycoside hydrolase family 3 protein, producing MNKMFIIGVLLLTSLGFFPNPYNIESKSPKEKWVDSIYNSMSLQEKVGQLFMVAAYSNRPKSHVDSIQNLIKKNGIGGLIFFQGGPVRQAKLTNTYQSLSKVPLLIGIDAEWGLNMRLDSTSGFPYNMTLGAIQDDAVIKAIGQQIGKHSKRLGVHLNFAPVVDINTNANNPIIGVRSFGEDKFNVTQKAIAFTEGLQSEGVLACAKHFPGHGDTATDSHKTLPVVNFSEERIQNVEFYPYKALFKKEVAGVMVAHLSVPSLEAEPGLPSSLSYNIVTNILKGQLNYKGLVFTDALNMKGAANFKAPGDVDLAAFKAGNDVLLFTNNSTKGILKIVEAYNNNDISEARLAHSVKKILGAKYDVNLNKFKPIEIEGLISDLNSDANVDLNKAAMSKAITICKNQNKILPIQKKSAENIAFLKLGDGDSKPFFNALQSELNVYNISDLEASVRLKEQKKYDKVIISYHRSNYRDVKKISAEDKMLIEQIAKSNHVVLNVFASQYCLKELLLEHVEGLIISYENTDVAQLTSAQILVGKKEAVGKLPASINAELK from the coding sequence ATGAATAAAATGTTCATCATTGGTGTATTACTCTTAACTTCATTAGGGTTTTTTCCAAATCCATATAACATTGAGAGCAAAAGCCCTAAAGAAAAATGGGTAGATAGTATATACAATAGTATGTCTTTACAAGAAAAGGTTGGGCAATTATTCATGGTAGCGGCATATTCTAATAGGCCTAAAAGCCATGTCGATTCCATTCAAAATTTAATAAAGAAAAATGGCATTGGCGGCTTAATTTTTTTTCAAGGAGGTCCTGTGCGTCAAGCTAAATTAACAAATACCTATCAATCCCTATCTAAAGTCCCTTTGTTAATTGGCATAGATGCAGAATGGGGCTTAAATATGCGGTTAGATAGTACATCTGGATTTCCGTATAACATGACCCTTGGAGCAATTCAGGATGACGCTGTAATAAAAGCAATAGGACAGCAAATAGGTAAACATTCTAAGCGTTTAGGTGTACATTTAAATTTTGCACCTGTAGTAGATATTAATACTAATGCTAATAATCCTATAATTGGTGTTCGCTCGTTTGGCGAAGATAAATTTAATGTTACCCAAAAAGCTATAGCATTCACAGAGGGTCTGCAAAGCGAGGGGGTTTTGGCGTGTGCTAAACATTTTCCTGGACATGGAGATACAGCTACAGATTCGCATAAAACATTACCGGTAGTAAATTTTTCAGAAGAAAGAATACAAAATGTAGAGTTCTATCCTTATAAAGCATTATTTAAAAAAGAGGTTGCTGGTGTTATGGTTGCTCATTTAAGTGTGCCTAGCCTAGAGGCAGAACCAGGGTTGCCCTCTTCATTATCTTATAATATTGTAACAAATATTCTAAAGGGCCAATTAAACTATAAAGGCTTAGTATTTACAGACGCTTTAAACATGAAAGGAGCAGCAAATTTTAAAGCGCCAGGCGATGTAGATTTAGCTGCTTTTAAGGCGGGTAATGATGTATTACTTTTTACCAATAACTCTACAAAAGGGATTTTAAAAATTGTTGAAGCTTATAATAACAACGACATTTCTGAAGCACGTTTAGCGCATTCCGTAAAAAAAATATTAGGTGCAAAATACGATGTTAATTTAAATAAGTTTAAACCTATCGAGATTGAAGGTTTAATAAGTGATCTAAATTCTGATGCAAATGTAGACTTAAATAAAGCTGCGATGAGTAAGGCAATAACCATTTGTAAAAATCAAAATAAGATTTTACCAATTCAGAAAAAATCTGCAGAAAACATAGCGTTTTTAAAATTGGGAGATGGGGATTCAAAACCGTTTTTTAATGCTTTGCAATCAGAACTTAATGTCTATAATATTTCAGATTTAGAAGCATCTGTACGATTAAAAGAACAAAAAAAATATGATAAGGTAATTATTAGTTACCATAGATCTAATTACCGAGATGTAAAAAAAATATCTGCAGAAGACAAGATGTTAATAGAACAGATTGCTAAGAGTAATCACGTTGTTTTAAATGTATTTGCAAGTCAGTATTGTTTAAAAGAATTGCTTTTAGAACATGTTGAAGGTTTAATTATCTCTTATGAAAATACAGATGTTGCTCAACTTACTTCAGCTCAAATTTTAGTGGGTAAAAAAGAAGCTGTTGGGAAATTACCTGCCTCCATTAATGCGGAATTAAAATAA